In Dendropsophus ebraccatus isolate aDenEbr1 chromosome 14, aDenEbr1.pat, whole genome shotgun sequence, the following proteins share a genomic window:
- the CCDC200 gene encoding coiled-coil domain-containing protein 200 isoform X1 has product MSVCKRKEKRDTLEVKSTSYWTLKTMSAYHWEARRRQHALDRRRSNQEKMQRENIVQAPADSSRHVRIACEPNKRIPADKNCKHCSQGTYHPPTTCDDDYAAKLQSRYNSVQYNQQW; this is encoded by the exons atgagtgtgtgcaagagaaaggagaaaagagatacgTTAGAAGtcaagagcacctcctattg GACACTGAAAACTATGTCAGCGTATCACtgggaggcgaggaggaggcagcatgccCTGGACAGGAGAAGATCCAACCAAGAGAAAATG CAGAGGGAAAATATAGTCCAAGCTCCTGCCGATTCCTCCAGACACGTGAGAATTGCTTGTGAACCCAACAAAAGAATCCCAG CAGATAAGAACTGCAAGCACTGCTCCCAGGGGACGTACCACCCCCCCACAACCTGCGACGATGACTACGCAGCAAAGCTGCAGAGCCGATATAAT TCTGTGCAGTATAACCAGCAATGGTGA
- the CCDC200 gene encoding coiled-coil domain-containing protein 200 isoform X6, which translates to MSAYHWEARRRQHALDRRRSNQEKMQRENIVQAPADSSRHVRIACEPNKRIPADKNCKHCSQGTYHPPTTCDDDYAAKLQSRYNSVQYNQQW; encoded by the exons ATGTCAGCGTATCACtgggaggcgaggaggaggcagcatgccCTGGACAGGAGAAGATCCAACCAAGAGAAAATG CAGAGGGAAAATATAGTCCAAGCTCCTGCCGATTCCTCCAGACACGTGAGAATTGCTTGTGAACCCAACAAAAGAATCCCAG CAGATAAGAACTGCAAGCACTGCTCCCAGGGGACGTACCACCCCCCCACAACCTGCGACGATGACTACGCAGCAAAGCTGCAGAGCCGATATAAT TCTGTGCAGTATAACCAGCAATGGTGA
- the CCDC200 gene encoding coiled-coil domain-containing protein 200 isoform X4: MSVCKRKEKRDTLEVKSTSYWTLKTMSAYHWEARRRQHALDRRRSNQEKMQRENIVQAPADSSRHVRIACEPNKRIPDKNCKHCSQGTYHPPTTCDDDYAAKLQSRYNSVQYNQQW; the protein is encoded by the exons atgagtgtgtgcaagagaaaggagaaaagagatacgTTAGAAGtcaagagcacctcctattg GACACTGAAAACTATGTCAGCGTATCACtgggaggcgaggaggaggcagcatgccCTGGACAGGAGAAGATCCAACCAAGAGAAAATG CAGAGGGAAAATATAGTCCAAGCTCCTGCCGATTCCTCCAGACACGTGAGAATTGCTTGTGAACCCAACAAAAGAATCCCAG ATAAGAACTGCAAGCACTGCTCCCAGGGGACGTACCACCCCCCCACAACCTGCGACGATGACTACGCAGCAAAGCTGCAGAGCCGATATAAT TCTGTGCAGTATAACCAGCAATGGTGA
- the CCDC200 gene encoding coiled-coil domain-containing protein 200 isoform X3: MSVCKRKEKRDTLEVKSTSYWTLKTMSAYHWEARRRQHALDRRRSNQEKMRENIVQAPADSSRHVRIACEPNKRIPADKNCKHCSQGTYHPPTTCDDDYAAKLQSRYNSVQYNQQW; this comes from the exons atgagtgtgtgcaagagaaaggagaaaagagatacgTTAGAAGtcaagagcacctcctattg GACACTGAAAACTATGTCAGCGTATCACtgggaggcgaggaggaggcagcatgccCTGGACAGGAGAAGATCCAACCAAGAGAAAATG AGGGAAAATATAGTCCAAGCTCCTGCCGATTCCTCCAGACACGTGAGAATTGCTTGTGAACCCAACAAAAGAATCCCAG CAGATAAGAACTGCAAGCACTGCTCCCAGGGGACGTACCACCCCCCCACAACCTGCGACGATGACTACGCAGCAAAGCTGCAGAGCCGATATAAT TCTGTGCAGTATAACCAGCAATGGTGA
- the ARL4D gene encoding ADP-ribosylation factor-like protein 4D, with protein MGNHLTEIAPNTSFLPTFQTLHVVVIGLDSAGKTSLLYRLKFKEFVKCVPTKGFNMEKIKAPVGNSKAITFQVWDVGGQEKLRPLWKSYTRRTDGMVFVVDSSEQERMEEAKVELHKITRTSENQGVPVLILANKQDVADALSVTEVEKLLALHELGTSTLSHIQGCSAVDGRGLHQGLEKLYDMILKRKKMLRHSKKKR; from the coding sequence ATGGGGAACCATCTTACCGAAATAGCGCCCAACACCTCCTTTCTACCTACCTTTCAGACCCTACACGTTGTGGTTATTGGGTTGGACTCTGCCGGGAAGACCTCTTTGTTGTACAGACTAAAATTCAAGGAGTTTGTGAAATGCGTTCCCACCAAGGGATTTAATATGGAAAAGATAAAGGCCCCAGTTGGGAATTCCAAAGCAATCACTTTCCAAGTCTGGGATGTAGGCGGCCAGGAGAAACTAAGACCTTTATGGAAATCGTACACCAGACGGACGGACGGTATGGTGTTTGTTGTGGACTCTTCGGAGCAGGAACGGATGGAGGAGGCCAAAGTGGAGCTCCATAAAATTACCAGGACTTCTGAAAACCAAGGCGTGCCTGTTTTAATCCTCGCAAACAAACAAGACGTAGCCGACGCACTCTCCGTAACAGAGGTGGAGAAGCTACTAGCCTTGCACGAACTTGGTACGTCCACCTTGAGCCACATTCAGGGCTGCAGCGCTGTGGACGGCAGAGGCTTGCATCAAGGACTTGAGAAACTTTACGATATGATCTTAAAGAGGAAGAAGATGCTGAGACACAGCAAAAAGAAGCGATGA